A single genomic interval of Alligator mississippiensis isolate rAllMis1 chromosome 15, rAllMis1, whole genome shotgun sequence harbors:
- the AP5B1 gene encoding AP-5 complex subunit beta-1, with protein sequence MGARSGETWAQLVGAFRASPGAFLATRGPDEPFLPEVLQDLGAERLSEQTKLSLLSLLLEFPTLLYPDPGSGEAAGASLLATYAHLPPRPAGPPLLRQRLLLAAGTVLLCSDAFGPGSRASRDYASLLLHLASDLNDQRQGPGAHGLRLTALECLRELETCCPGLLARRLDSLRSMQRQEASPAHQSYALLYSLALRNAVLGLARRDHGGLADLLASNEGLAWEAASAASAVSPGEADRLELLAAPGETKELRSVLSPLLEASALLSPVAQAHVLWQLAQAVGVIRTQSPAVFKAPLVRLFGTAHAALLHASLRLKALFTDSLFTAEDEAFLLRRLVALAGHPALPSPLRLFYLDCLLCFPENRPLGSEGVPVLLTPRLAASLVPSVFQDPGTVLARCHLFSLVCLENPGPEADRGVGVLFEQLLALAGVVAGWGAAARGGASEGGWDLGSRGVQDGGPGVGWDRGSAGVQDWGSVGGRGAREAAVLFFRSAYLFVRYFGSQAGHGPELAAALARLYGHCPALAPHFLNLLAETRAALDDPAWPAALAGALQELIVGQPPRPRDLPWHLRVLSHVAGAPGVPVGAAASYVQRLACLARAGRLGGWRPGQALLGVCRTLLQRPGGAGPPLAALLEELAWGYPDVDVQHRARFYRALLASLGAEKLGAVLAPAGRLQARTLSSSLVAESESFTAALTVHPAPHVPLRLERQALPAAGAPLRVRGVAEVAAEISTPAAPLPLSLGYRVLHAGDPPEPLLCLLLRFEAGSGYGPVPDIHVPCLRAGHPPPALTLQLQPRAPYPTWVEVTALYSTPGGLTYSCRLAPLEVSFPDLFQPLALPPDWDLPTRRHLFQALWDALGPGAESLVSWAQLQQPVASLVESVFARYLVAPGSGACEVGLALPPRHRVLLRAREATGGGAACVALRTDHWGALPLLGKYLREVGGEGG encoded by the exons ATGGGGGCGCGCAGCGGGGAGACGTGGGCGCAGCTGGTGGGCGCCTTCCGGGCCAGCCCCGGCGCTTTCCTGGCCACCCGCGGCCCCGACGAGCCCTTCTTGCCCGaggtgctgcaggacctggggGCCGAGCGGCTGAGCGAGCAGACCAAG CtctccctcctgtccctgctgctggagttccccaccctgctgtaccCAGACCCAGGCTCAGGCGAGGCCGCGGGCGCCTCCCTCCTGGCCACCTACGCCCACCTGCCGCCCCGGCCCGCCGGCCCCCCGCTGCTGCGCCAGCGCCTCCTGCTGGCGGCCGGCACCGTCCTGCTCTGCTCCGACGCCTTCGGCCCAGGCTCCCGCGCCTCCCGGGACTACGCCTCCCTGCTCCTGCACCTGGCCTCCGACCTCAACGACCAGCGCCAGGGCCCCGGCGCCCACGGGCTGCGGCTGACGGCGCTCGAGTGCCTGCGGGAGCTGGAGACCTGCTGCCCGGGGCTGCTGGCGCGGCGCCTGGACTCGCTGCGCTCCATGCAGCGGCAGGAGGCCAGCCCAGCGCACCAATCCTACGCCCTGCTCTACAGCCTGGCGCTGCGCAACGCCGTGCTGGGCCTTGCCCGCCGCGACCACGGGGGCCTGGCCGACCTGCTGGCCAGCAACGAGGGGCTGGCATGGGAGGCTGCGAGCGCGGCCAGCGCCGTGAGCCCCGGGGAGGCTGACCggctggagctgctggcagcaccGGGGGAGACGAAG GAGCTGCGGTCGGTGCTGTCCCCGCTGCTGGAGGCTTCGGCCCTGCTCTCGCCGGTGGCGCAGGCCCACGTGCTGTGGCAGCTGGCGCAGGCAGTGGGCGTGATCCGCACCCAGTCCCCAGCCGTCTTCAAGGCCCCGCTGGTGCGGCTCTTCGGCACGGCGCATGCGGCGCTGCTGCACGCCAGCCTGCGGCTCAAAGCCCTTTTCACCGACAGCCTCTTCACGGCCGAGGACGAGGCCTTTCTCCTGCGGCGCCTGGTGGCGTTGGCTGGGCACCCGGCCCTGCCCTCGCCCCTGCGCCTCTTCTACCTTGactgcctgctctgcttccccGAGAACCGGCCCCTGGGCTCTGAGGGTGTCCCTGTGCTGCTCACCCCCCGCCTGGCCGCCAGCCTTGTGCCCTCCGTCTTCCAGGACCCGGGCACCGTGCTGGCCCGCTGCCACCTCTTCAGCCTGGTCTGCCTGGAGAACCCAGGGCCCGAGGCCGACAGGGGTGTAGGGGTCTTGTTCGAGCAGCTCCTGGCGCTGGCGGGGGTCGTGGCGGGCTGGGGGGCGGCAGCGAGAGGGGGAGCATCTGAGGGGGGCTGGGATTTGGGGTCCAGAGGGGTTCAGGATGGGGGGCCTGGGGTGGGCTGGGATAGGGGGTCTGCAGGGGTCCAAGACTGGGGGTCTGTGGGGGGCCGCGGGGCCCGGGAGGCAGCAGTGCTGTTCTTCCGCTCTGCCTACCTCTTCGTGCGCTACTTTGGCTCGCAGGCGGGGCACGGGCCAGAGCTGGCGGCCGCCCTGGCCCGGCTGTATGGCCACTGCCCCGCACTGGCCCCTCACTTCCTCAACCTCCTGGCCGAGACCCGGGCAGCCCTGGACGACCCCGCGTGGCCGGCGGCGCTGGCCGGAGCCCTGCAGGAGCTCATCGTGGGCCAGCCCCCACGGCCCCGTGACCTCCCCTGGCACCTCCGGGTGCTGTCCCACGTGGCCGGGGCGCCAGGGGTGCCAGTGGGAGCTGCGGCGAGCTACGTGCAGCGCCTGGCGTGCTTGGCTAGGGCTGGCCGCCTGGGGGGTTGGCGACCCGGCCAGGCTCTGCTGGGCGTCTGCCGGACTCTGCTGCAGCGCCCGGGCGGTGCCGGGCCGCCCCTGGCCGCACTCCTGGAGGAGCTCGCCTGGGGCTACCCGGACGTGGACGTGCAGCACCGAGCGCGCTTCTACCGTGCCCTGCTGGCCTCGCTGGGGGCCGAGAAGCTGGGGGCCGTGCTGGCCCCTGCTGGGCGCCTCCAGGCCCGCACCCTCTCGTCCTCGCTGGTGGCCGAGAGCGAAAGCTTTACCGCCGCCCTCACGGTGCACCCGGCGCCCCACGTCCCGCTGCGCCTAGAGCGCCAGGCCCTGCCAGCGGCTGGTGCGCCGCTCCGAGTGCGTGGGGTGGCCGAGGTGGCTGCAGAGATCTCGACCCCGGCGGCTCCTCTGCCCTTGAGCCTGGGCTACCGGGTGctgcacgctggggaccccccggAGCCACTCTTGTGCCTCCTGCTGCGGTTCGAAGCCGGCAGCGGCTACGGCCCCGTGCCGGACATCCACGTGCCCTGTCTCCGCGCTGGGCACCCGccgcctgccctcaccctgcagctccagccccgggccccctaccccacctgggtggAGGTCACGGCTCTCTACAGCACCCCGGGCGGCCTCACCTACAGCTGCCGCCTGGCGCCCTTGGAGGTCTCCTTCCCCGACCTCTTCCAGCCGCTGGCGTTGCCCCCGGATTGGGACCTCCCGACCCGCCGGCACCTCTTCCAGGCCCTGTGGGATGCCCTGGGCCCCGGGGCCGAGAGCCTGGTGagctgggcccagctgcagcagcccgtGGCCAGCCTGGTAGAGAGCGTCTTCGCGAGGTACCTGGTGGCGCCGGGCTCTGGCGCCTGCGAGGTGGGGCTGGCTCTGCCGCCCCGGCACCGGGTGCTGCTCCGGGCGCGGGAGGCCACCGGCGGAGGGGCAGCGTGCGTGGCTCTGCGCACTGACCACTGGGGGGCGCTGCCTCTGCTGGGGAAGTACCtgcgggaggtggggggagaggggggctga
- the RNASEH2C gene encoding ribonuclease H2 subunit C produces the protein MPRAAGAVLLSLSVVLCGAGSGPGARAGGRLCPPCPAMAAAPIRLELRALQGAPREPLHLLPCALRHDGPAPVGRYFTPAVRQGARLKSVSFRGRRLLGQDLPVPTGYVGLVLKEDEKPCSEDEERRVRVKSTFTALTAWTREQAPSADDALQGALGWPHIAQAIHAPVADEEGP, from the exons atgccccgcgCAGCGGGGGCGGTCCTGCTGTCGCTTTCCGTGGTGCTTTGCGGCGCGGGAAGCGGGCCCGGAGCGCGCGCCGGTGGGAG GCTCTGCCCCCCGTGCCCCGCCATGGCGGCGGCCCCGATCCGGCTGGAGCTGCGGGCCCTGCAGGGGGCGCCCCGGGAACCGCTGCACCTGCTGCCCTGCGCCCTGCGCCACGACGGGCCCGCGCCCGTGGGCCGCTACTTCACCCCCGCCGTCCGGCAGGGCGCCCGGC TGAAGTCAGTGTCCTTCCGGGGCCGGAGACTACTAGGGCAGGACCTGCCGGTGCCCACCGGCTACGTGGGGCTGGTGCTGAAGGAGGATGAGAAGCCCTGCTCCGAGGATGAG gagcggCGGGTGCGTGTCAAGTCGACCTTCACGGCACTGACGGCCTGGACCCGGGAGCAGGCGCCCAGCGCCGACGACGCCCtgcagggggcactgggctggccccacattGCCCAGGCT ATCCATGCGCCGGTAGCAGATGAGGAggggccctga
- the KAT5 gene encoding histone acetyltransferase KAT5 isoform X2, giving the protein MAEVGEVSEGCRLPVLRRNQENEDEWPLAEILSVKDISGRKLFYVHYIDFNKRLDEWVTHDRLDLKKIQFPKKEAKTPTKNGLPGSRPSSPERDVPASAPASGKSLPIPVQITLRFNVPREREAVPEEASQPLASSSCGQPAHRNTKRKVEVVSPATPVPVTTETTQASVFPQNGSARRAVAAQPGRKRKSNCLGTDEDSQDSSDGIPSAPRMTGSLVSDRSHDDIITRMKNIECIELGRHRLKPWYFSPYPQELTALPVLYLCEFCLKYGKSLKCLQRHLTKCDLRHPPGNEIYRKGTISFFEIDGRKNKSYSQNLCLLAKCFLDHKTLYYDTDPFLFYVMTEYDCKGFHIVGYFSKEKESTEDYNVACILTLPPYQRRGYGKLLIEFSYELSKVEGKTGTPEKPLSDLGLLSYRSYWSQTILEILMNLKSENGERPQITINEISEITSIKKEDVISTLQYLNLINYYKGQYILTLSEDIVDGHERAMLKRILRIDSKCLHFTPKDWSKRGKW; this is encoded by the exons ATGGCGGAGGTG GGGGAGGTGTCCGAGGGCTGCCGCCTGCCAGTGTTGCGCCGCAACCAGGAGAACGAGGATGAGTGGC CCCTGGCTGAGATCCTCAGCGTGAAGGACATCAGTGGGCGGAAGCTTTTCTACGTGCACTACATTGACT tCAACAAGCGTCTGGACGAATGGGTGACCCACGACCGCCTGGACCTCAAGAAGATCCAGTTCCCCAAGAAGGAGGCCAAGACCCCTACCAAGAATGGGCTCCCCGGCTCCCGGCCCAGCTCCCCGGAGCGCGACGTG CCGGCCTCGGCCCCGGCCAGCGGCAAATCGCTGCCCATTCCGGTGCAGATAACCCTCCGCTTTAACGTGCCCCGGGAGCGGGAGGCCGTCCCAGAGGAGGCCAGCCAGCCGCTCGCATCCAGCTCCTGCGGCCAGCCGGCCCACCGCAACACG AAGCGGAAGGTGGAGGTGGTCTCCCCAGCGACCCCTGTCCCTGTGACCACAGAGACCACACAAGCCTCCGTGTTCCCCCAA AACGGCTCGGCCAGGAGAGCTGTGGCTGCCCAGCCCGGCCGGAAGCGGAAGTCCAACTGCCTAGGCACGGATGAG GACTCCCAGGACAGCTCGGACGGGATCCCCTCAGCCCCGCGCATGACGGGCAGCCTGGTGTCGGACCGGAGCCACGACGACATCATCACCCGCATGAAGAACATTGAGTGCATCGAGCTGGGCCGGCACCGCCTCAAGCCCTGGTACTTCTCGCCCTACCCCCAGGAGCTGACAGCTCTGCCCGTGCTCTACCTCTGCGAGTTCTGCCTCAAGTATGGCAAGAGCCTCAAGTGCCTTCAGAGGCACCTG ACCAAGTGTGACCTGCGGCACCCACCCGGCAACGAGATCTACCGCAAGGGAACCATCTCCTTCTTTGAGATAGACGGGCGGAAAAACAAG AGCTACTCCCAGAACCTGTGCCTGCTGGCAAAGTGCTTCCTGGACCACAAGACCCTCTACTACGACACCGACCCCTTCCTCTTCTACGTCATGACCGAGTACGACTGCAAGGGCTTCCACATTGTCGGCTACTTCTCCAag gagAAGGAGTCCACGGAGGACTACAACGTGGCCTGCATCCTCACGCTGCCCCCCTACCAGCGCCGTGGCTATGGGAAGCTTCTCATTGAGTTCA GTTATGAGCTGTCCAAGGTGGAAGGGAAAACGGGCACCCCTGAAAAGCCACTGTCGgacttggggcttctctcctaCCGCAGCTACTGGTCCCAGACCATCTTGGAGATCCTCATGAACCTGAAGTCCGAAAATGGGGAGAGACCCCAGATCACCATCAA CGAGATCAGTGAGATCACCAGCATCAAGAAGGAGGACGTCATCTCCACTCTGCAGTACCTGAACCTCATCAACTACTACAAG GGCCAGTACATCCTGACGCTCTCAGAGGACATCGTGGATGGGCACGAGCGTGCCATGCTCAAGCGCATCCTGCGCATCGACTCCAAGTGCTTGCACTTCACCCCCAAGGACTGGAGCAAGCGGGGCAAGTGGTGA
- the KAT5 gene encoding histone acetyltransferase KAT5 isoform X1 — protein MAEVGEVSEGCRLPVLRRNQENEDEWPLAEILSVKDISGRKLFYVHYIDFNKRLDEWVTHDRLDLKKIQFPKKEAKTPTKNGLPGSRPSSPERDVRKSLDLSLQPASAPASGKSLPIPVQITLRFNVPREREAVPEEASQPLASSSCGQPAHRNTKRKVEVVSPATPVPVTTETTQASVFPQNGSARRAVAAQPGRKRKSNCLGTDEDSQDSSDGIPSAPRMTGSLVSDRSHDDIITRMKNIECIELGRHRLKPWYFSPYPQELTALPVLYLCEFCLKYGKSLKCLQRHLTKCDLRHPPGNEIYRKGTISFFEIDGRKNKSYSQNLCLLAKCFLDHKTLYYDTDPFLFYVMTEYDCKGFHIVGYFSKEKESTEDYNVACILTLPPYQRRGYGKLLIEFSYELSKVEGKTGTPEKPLSDLGLLSYRSYWSQTILEILMNLKSENGERPQITINEISEITSIKKEDVISTLQYLNLINYYKGQYILTLSEDIVDGHERAMLKRILRIDSKCLHFTPKDWSKRGKW, from the exons ATGGCGGAGGTG GGGGAGGTGTCCGAGGGCTGCCGCCTGCCAGTGTTGCGCCGCAACCAGGAGAACGAGGATGAGTGGC CCCTGGCTGAGATCCTCAGCGTGAAGGACATCAGTGGGCGGAAGCTTTTCTACGTGCACTACATTGACT tCAACAAGCGTCTGGACGAATGGGTGACCCACGACCGCCTGGACCTCAAGAAGATCCAGTTCCCCAAGAAGGAGGCCAAGACCCCTACCAAGAATGGGCTCCCCGGCTCCCGGCCCAGCTCCCCGGAGCGCGACGTG agGAAGAGCCTGGATCTGTCTCTACAGCCGGCCTCGGCCCCGGCCAGCGGCAAATCGCTGCCCATTCCGGTGCAGATAACCCTCCGCTTTAACGTGCCCCGGGAGCGGGAGGCCGTCCCAGAGGAGGCCAGCCAGCCGCTCGCATCCAGCTCCTGCGGCCAGCCGGCCCACCGCAACACG AAGCGGAAGGTGGAGGTGGTCTCCCCAGCGACCCCTGTCCCTGTGACCACAGAGACCACACAAGCCTCCGTGTTCCCCCAA AACGGCTCGGCCAGGAGAGCTGTGGCTGCCCAGCCCGGCCGGAAGCGGAAGTCCAACTGCCTAGGCACGGATGAG GACTCCCAGGACAGCTCGGACGGGATCCCCTCAGCCCCGCGCATGACGGGCAGCCTGGTGTCGGACCGGAGCCACGACGACATCATCACCCGCATGAAGAACATTGAGTGCATCGAGCTGGGCCGGCACCGCCTCAAGCCCTGGTACTTCTCGCCCTACCCCCAGGAGCTGACAGCTCTGCCCGTGCTCTACCTCTGCGAGTTCTGCCTCAAGTATGGCAAGAGCCTCAAGTGCCTTCAGAGGCACCTG ACCAAGTGTGACCTGCGGCACCCACCCGGCAACGAGATCTACCGCAAGGGAACCATCTCCTTCTTTGAGATAGACGGGCGGAAAAACAAG AGCTACTCCCAGAACCTGTGCCTGCTGGCAAAGTGCTTCCTGGACCACAAGACCCTCTACTACGACACCGACCCCTTCCTCTTCTACGTCATGACCGAGTACGACTGCAAGGGCTTCCACATTGTCGGCTACTTCTCCAag gagAAGGAGTCCACGGAGGACTACAACGTGGCCTGCATCCTCACGCTGCCCCCCTACCAGCGCCGTGGCTATGGGAAGCTTCTCATTGAGTTCA GTTATGAGCTGTCCAAGGTGGAAGGGAAAACGGGCACCCCTGAAAAGCCACTGTCGgacttggggcttctctcctaCCGCAGCTACTGGTCCCAGACCATCTTGGAGATCCTCATGAACCTGAAGTCCGAAAATGGGGAGAGACCCCAGATCACCATCAA CGAGATCAGTGAGATCACCAGCATCAAGAAGGAGGACGTCATCTCCACTCTGCAGTACCTGAACCTCATCAACTACTACAAG GGCCAGTACATCCTGACGCTCTCAGAGGACATCGTGGATGGGCACGAGCGTGCCATGCTCAAGCGCATCCTGCGCATCGACTCCAAGTGCTTGCACTTCACCCCCAAGGACTGGAGCAAGCGGGGCAAGTGGTGA
- the KAT5 gene encoding histone acetyltransferase KAT5 isoform X3 has translation MAEVGEVSEGCRLPVLRRNQENEDEWPLAEILSVKDISGRKLFYVHYIDFNKRLDEWVTHDRLDLKKIQFPKKEAKTPTKNGLPGSRPSSPERDVKRKVEVVSPATPVPVTTETTQASVFPQNGSARRAVAAQPGRKRKSNCLGTDEDSQDSSDGIPSAPRMTGSLVSDRSHDDIITRMKNIECIELGRHRLKPWYFSPYPQELTALPVLYLCEFCLKYGKSLKCLQRHLTKCDLRHPPGNEIYRKGTISFFEIDGRKNKSYSQNLCLLAKCFLDHKTLYYDTDPFLFYVMTEYDCKGFHIVGYFSKEKESTEDYNVACILTLPPYQRRGYGKLLIEFSYELSKVEGKTGTPEKPLSDLGLLSYRSYWSQTILEILMNLKSENGERPQITINEISEITSIKKEDVISTLQYLNLINYYKGQYILTLSEDIVDGHERAMLKRILRIDSKCLHFTPKDWSKRGKW, from the exons ATGGCGGAGGTG GGGGAGGTGTCCGAGGGCTGCCGCCTGCCAGTGTTGCGCCGCAACCAGGAGAACGAGGATGAGTGGC CCCTGGCTGAGATCCTCAGCGTGAAGGACATCAGTGGGCGGAAGCTTTTCTACGTGCACTACATTGACT tCAACAAGCGTCTGGACGAATGGGTGACCCACGACCGCCTGGACCTCAAGAAGATCCAGTTCCCCAAGAAGGAGGCCAAGACCCCTACCAAGAATGGGCTCCCCGGCTCCCGGCCCAGCTCCCCGGAGCGCGACGTG AAGCGGAAGGTGGAGGTGGTCTCCCCAGCGACCCCTGTCCCTGTGACCACAGAGACCACACAAGCCTCCGTGTTCCCCCAA AACGGCTCGGCCAGGAGAGCTGTGGCTGCCCAGCCCGGCCGGAAGCGGAAGTCCAACTGCCTAGGCACGGATGAG GACTCCCAGGACAGCTCGGACGGGATCCCCTCAGCCCCGCGCATGACGGGCAGCCTGGTGTCGGACCGGAGCCACGACGACATCATCACCCGCATGAAGAACATTGAGTGCATCGAGCTGGGCCGGCACCGCCTCAAGCCCTGGTACTTCTCGCCCTACCCCCAGGAGCTGACAGCTCTGCCCGTGCTCTACCTCTGCGAGTTCTGCCTCAAGTATGGCAAGAGCCTCAAGTGCCTTCAGAGGCACCTG ACCAAGTGTGACCTGCGGCACCCACCCGGCAACGAGATCTACCGCAAGGGAACCATCTCCTTCTTTGAGATAGACGGGCGGAAAAACAAG AGCTACTCCCAGAACCTGTGCCTGCTGGCAAAGTGCTTCCTGGACCACAAGACCCTCTACTACGACACCGACCCCTTCCTCTTCTACGTCATGACCGAGTACGACTGCAAGGGCTTCCACATTGTCGGCTACTTCTCCAag gagAAGGAGTCCACGGAGGACTACAACGTGGCCTGCATCCTCACGCTGCCCCCCTACCAGCGCCGTGGCTATGGGAAGCTTCTCATTGAGTTCA GTTATGAGCTGTCCAAGGTGGAAGGGAAAACGGGCACCCCTGAAAAGCCACTGTCGgacttggggcttctctcctaCCGCAGCTACTGGTCCCAGACCATCTTGGAGATCCTCATGAACCTGAAGTCCGAAAATGGGGAGAGACCCCAGATCACCATCAA CGAGATCAGTGAGATCACCAGCATCAAGAAGGAGGACGTCATCTCCACTCTGCAGTACCTGAACCTCATCAACTACTACAAG GGCCAGTACATCCTGACGCTCTCAGAGGACATCGTGGATGGGCACGAGCGTGCCATGCTCAAGCGCATCCTGCGCATCGACTCCAAGTGCTTGCACTTCACCCCCAAGGACTGGAGCAAGCGGGGCAAGTGGTGA
- the RELA gene encoding transcription factor p65 encodes MDDLLPLLLQPDWHMEPVPSSTPFVEIIEQPKQRGMRFRYKCEGRSAGSIPGERSTDATKTHPTIKINNYTGPGKIRISLVTKDAPYRPHPHELVGKDCKDGYYEAELAPERNIHSFQNLGIQCVKKRELEEAVAQRIRTNNNPFNVSLEEKGEYDLNAVRLCFQVWVQDPAGTGHLMLLPLVVSQPIYDNRAPNTAELKICRVNRNSGSCRGGEEIFLLCDKVQKEDIEVRFFRDTWEARGSFSQADVHRQVAIVFKTPPYADQALREPVTVHMQLRRPSDREVSEPMEFRYLPEEGDFHCIEEKRKRTRDTFKSFVQKTPFAAAVSQEPRHPRRIAVPARPAMGAPKPSSAQPGPSVLPGMGGAPAPLPQPQLKPPSAFPFAAAVPRGPPPLQALPPASMAAMGPPPVNTFSTVNLEEFSSLGLSPRPPGEAETHLADALLQLQFEGNADGPGGLDLDALVDDVTYTSLEAINTAEFRQLLQGQPGGGTTEPGPPMLLSYPESITRLVNSQRGAPDGEDPSTSSFVNGALGDEMLPSMGDLDLSALLSQLGSS; translated from the exons ATGGACG atctgctgcctcTTCTCCTCCAGCCGGACTGGCACATGG AGCCGGTGCCGAGCTCGACGCCCTTCGTAGAAATCATCGAGCAGCCCAAGCAGCGCGGGATGCGCTTCCGCTACAAGTGTGAGGGGCGTTCGGCCGGCAGCATCCCTGGGGAGCGCAGCACCGACGCCACCAAGACCCACCCCACCATCAAG atcAATAACTACACGGGCCCGGGGAAGATCCGCATCTCACTGGTGACCAAGGACGCCCCATACCGGCCGCACCCCCACGAGCTGGTGGGCAAGGACTGCAAGGACGGCTACTATGAGGCTGAGCTGGCCCCTGAGCGCAACATCCACAG cttccAGAACCTGGGCATCCAGTGCGTGAAGAAACGGGAACTGGAAGAGGCTGTGGCCCAGCGCATCCGCACCAACAACAACCCCTTCAATG TGTCACTGGAGGAGAAGGGCGAGTACGACCTGAACGCCGTGCGCCTCTGCTTCCAGGTGTGGGTGCAGGATCCAGCCGGCACTGGGCACCTCATGCTCTTGCCCCTCGTTGTCTCCCAGCCTATCTACGACAACC GGGCCCCCAACACGGCGGAGTTGAAGATCTGCCGGGTGAATCGTAACTCGGGGAGCTGCCGGGGGGGCGAGGAGATCTTCCTGCTCTGCGACAAGGTGCAGAAGG agGACATCGAGGTGCGGTTCTTCCGGGATACGTGGGAGGCGCGTGGCTCCTTCTCGCAGGCCGACGTGCACCGCCAGGTCGCCATCGTGTTCAAGACACCGCCCTACGCCGACCAGGCGCTGCGCGAGCCTGTCACGGTGCACATGCAGCTGCGGCGCCCGTCCGACCGCGAGGTCAGCGAGCCCATGGAGTTCCGCTACCTGCCCGAGGAAG GTGACTTCCACTGCATCGAGGAGAAGCGGAAGCGAACCCGCGACACCTTCAAGAGTTTTGTGCAGAAGACCCCCTTTGCag CCGCGGTGAGCCAGGAGCCACGGCACCCGCGGCGCATCGCCGTCCCCGCGCGCCCGGCCATGGGGGCCCCCAAGCCCAGCTCTGCACAGCCTGGCCCGAGTG ttcTTCCAGGCATGGGCggagccccagccccgctgccccagccccaactgaAGCCCCCCAGTGCCTTCCCCTTCGCCGCCGCTGTACCCCGGGGCCCGCCGCCGCTGCAGGCCCTGCCCCCCGCCTCTATGGCAGCCATGGGCCCGCCCCCTGTCAACACCTTCAGCACAGTGAACCTGGAGGAGttctccagcctggggctgtcgCCGCGGCCCCCCGGCGAGGCGGAGACCCACCTGGCCGAcgcgctgctgcagctgcagttcgAGGGCAATGCGGACGGGCCGGGGGGCCTGGACCTGGACGCGCTGGTGGACGACGTGACCTACACCAGCCTGGAGGCCATCAACACGGCCGAGTttcggcagctgctgcaggggcagccggGGGGGGGCACCACAGAGCCCGGCCCCCCCATGCTGCTCTCCTACCCCGAGTCCATCACGCGCCTGGTGAACAGCCAGCGGGGGGCGCCGGACGGCGAGGACCCAAGCACCAGCAGCTTTGTCAACGGGGCGCTGGGCGACGAGATGCTGCCCTCCATGGGCGACCTGGACCTGTCAGCGCTGCTCAGCCAGCTCGGGTCGTCCTAG
- the C15H11orf68 gene encoding UPF0696 protein C11orf68 homolog: protein MSDQDEGDGGRDGPFSAEQLAAESMAADMDPWVVFDARRTPRAEFEAWLATYPPSRVARYGPRPVGWIAVYGPGYSPEAGDVVGLQEAWERLQLSGRSVTHTTVRELALNHGVLTGKWLIHLDTGFKVDHAWAGVARAVLDGRFTVAKVSPCHPDGERRHVVCVYTDDFTDEEHVLAADAAIRAAGVKCPLAYKPDVYTYLGIYRDNRWRLCPTIYESRFDLECVPRRSRVLNKVTNAEVT from the coding sequence ATGTCAGACCAGGATGAGGGCGACGGGGGCCGGGATGGCCCCTTCTCAGCTGAGCAGCTGGCGGCCGAGTCAATGGCAGCCGACATGGACCCGTGGGTGGTGTTTGATGCCCGGCGCACCCCTCGGGCCGAGTTTGAGGCATGGCTGGCCACCTACCCGCCCTCCCGTGTGGCCCGCTATGGCCcacggcccgtgggctggattgcCGTGTATGGTCCCGGCTACAGTCCTGAGGCGGGTGACGTGGTGGGCTTGCAGGAGGCGTGGGAGCGGCTGCAGCTGAGCGGCCGCTCCGTGACCCACACCACAGTGCGGGAGCTGGCCCTCAACCACGGCGTGCTCACGGGCAAGTGGCTCATCCACCTGGACACAGGCTTCAAGGTGGACCACGCCTGGGCTGGTGTGGCCCGGGCCGTGCTGGACGGGCGCTTCACTGTGGCCAAGGTGAGCCCCTGCCACCCTGATGGTGAACGGCGCCACGTGGTGTGTGTCTACACGGATGACTTCACAGATGAGGAGCATGTGCTAGCTGCCGACGCTGCCATCCGGGCTGCTGGCGTCAAGTGCCCGCTGGCCTACAAGCCCGATGTCTACACCTACCTGGGCATCTACCGCGACAACCGCTGGCGCCTCTGCCCTACCATCTACGAGAGCCGCTTCGACCTGGAGTGCGTGCCCCGGCGCTCCCGCGTCCTCAACAAGGTTACCAATGCCGAGGTCACTTAA